The proteins below come from a single Salinilacihabitans rarus genomic window:
- a CDS encoding glycosyltransferase family 4 protein, producing MHVTILCEKLSVSGGGSNVSLDALARALSERGHTVTLLTIDRERNELPTERPYSVVERSIDRSAHAVRWIREVARLMDRHDECDVFHVFAPILLPAAGLYRRDGETPVVGRLNSYALFCTNQGEMTPDCYEHCSSYRKFVHDDTGMVRKLLKSPVYVGRTNVVPRLVDRVDKLFAQSPAVKDVYATVGFDVEITVVPNFYEPGFVAADAPPSGTDRFDETAFDVLAVARLEEYKGFRTLLAATARLERPIRVHVVGDGPDREALETYAESTGATDRVTFHGWIAHSNLPRYYDEADVFVHPATWPEPFGRAVLESMQYGTPAIVSDVGGPPWVVGDAGLTFEPGNPDDLRAKLASVYDDPGSLSTLRERCEARLERFEPERVLDRLLREYRSVT from the coding sequence GTGCACGTCACGATCCTGTGTGAGAAGCTCTCCGTCAGCGGCGGCGGATCGAACGTCAGCCTCGACGCCCTGGCCCGAGCGCTCTCGGAGCGCGGTCACACGGTGACGCTGCTGACGATCGACCGGGAACGAAACGAGTTGCCGACGGAGCGACCGTACTCCGTCGTCGAGCGTTCGATCGATCGATCGGCACACGCCGTGCGGTGGATTCGCGAGGTCGCACGACTCATGGATCGCCACGACGAGTGTGACGTCTTTCACGTGTTCGCGCCGATCTTGCTCCCCGCAGCCGGGCTGTACCGAAGAGACGGCGAGACGCCGGTCGTGGGGAGGCTCAACTCGTACGCCCTGTTCTGTACGAACCAGGGGGAGATGACGCCAGATTGTTACGAGCACTGTTCCAGTTACCGCAAGTTCGTCCACGACGACACCGGAATGGTACGAAAGCTGCTGAAATCGCCGGTGTACGTCGGTCGAACGAACGTCGTTCCGCGACTGGTCGACCGCGTGGACAAGTTGTTCGCGCAGAGTCCGGCGGTAAAAGACGTGTACGCGACGGTCGGATTCGACGTCGAGATCACGGTCGTTCCGAATTTTTACGAGCCCGGGTTCGTCGCGGCCGACGCTCCCCCGTCGGGGACCGATCGGTTCGACGAGACGGCGTTCGACGTCCTCGCCGTCGCCCGTCTGGAGGAGTACAAGGGGTTCCGGACGCTCCTCGCTGCGACCGCGCGCCTCGAACGTCCGATTCGCGTACACGTCGTCGGTGACGGGCCCGACAGGGAGGCGCTCGAAACGTACGCGGAGTCGACCGGAGCGACAGACCGGGTCACCTTCCACGGCTGGATCGCCCACTCGAACCTCCCGCGGTACTACGACGAGGCCGACGTCTTCGTCCACCCGGCGACCTGGCCGGAGCCGTTCGGCCGCGCCGTCCTCGAATCGATGCAGTACGGTACGCCGGCCATCGTCTCCGACGTCGGCGGTCCCCCGTGGGTCGTCGGGGACGCGGGTCTGACGTTCGAACCGGGGAACCCGGACGACTTGCGCGCGAAACTGGCGTCGGTCTACGACGACCCCGGGTCGCTGTCGACGCTCCGAGAGCGGTGCGAGGCGCGACTCGAACGGTTCGAACCCGAACGAGTTCTCGACCGCCTCCTCCGGGAGTACCGCAGCGTCACGTGA
- a CDS encoding glycosyltransferase family 4 protein, whose product MRIAFIHPHFPTAEGTGATHTATQVVNGLAETDHDVCVYCAETPSDDLETPGVEYRYLTGNSRHPHTDTRLNEEVTARLDEFGEYDVVHSYLMSLIPAIAAVGKETDAGTVVTLNAYQGVCPKNDLLYLNERQCERKSIPKCLNCIARTGFENEEYGYCYRTASQLFSLRLVRSAERRLAHVDAFRAPSDHVRENYVRFGYDRDRIHVVPHPVDEEFSIDHRSDFAEPYGLLYVGSLIERKGVKKLIPILEAATDGAFDFELTVVGTGGLESTLREQAAERGVDHLVEFAGFVPNAELPPVYAEHDCFVYPGIWEEPLARVYLEALATGTPIVSSEYGAVAEIIGEGGVTTDGSVGGFREAILRLVRGDRLRALSRGGKRKAREYDRERVLGGLLEIYGAVSDRGRGSEISVEL is encoded by the coding sequence ATGCGGATCGCCTTTATCCATCCCCACTTTCCGACGGCGGAGGGGACCGGCGCGACTCACACGGCGACGCAGGTCGTGAACGGACTCGCGGAGACGGACCACGACGTGTGCGTGTACTGCGCCGAAACGCCGTCGGACGACCTCGAAACGCCCGGGGTCGAGTACCGATATCTCACCGGGAACAGCCGTCACCCGCACACGGACACGCGGTTGAACGAGGAGGTCACCGCCAGACTCGACGAGTTCGGCGAGTACGACGTCGTCCACAGCTACCTGATGTCGCTGATTCCCGCGATCGCGGCGGTTGGGAAGGAGACGGATGCGGGGACCGTCGTCACGCTGAACGCGTACCAGGGCGTCTGCCCGAAGAACGATTTGCTCTACTTGAACGAGCGACAGTGCGAGCGCAAGTCGATCCCGAAGTGTCTGAACTGCATCGCCCGCACGGGATTCGAAAACGAGGAGTACGGATACTGTTACCGGACGGCGAGCCAGCTCTTTTCCCTTCGATTGGTCCGGTCGGCCGAACGACGCCTCGCGCACGTCGACGCGTTCCGCGCCCCTTCCGACCACGTTCGAGAGAACTACGTCCGGTTCGGGTACGACCGCGACCGCATCCACGTCGTTCCGCATCCCGTCGACGAGGAGTTCTCCATCGATCACCGAAGCGACTTCGCGGAGCCGTACGGGCTCTTGTACGTCGGCTCACTCATAGAGCGCAAGGGAGTCAAGAAGCTGATCCCGATCCTGGAGGCCGCGACCGACGGCGCGTTCGACTTCGAACTCACGGTCGTCGGAACCGGCGGACTGGAATCGACGCTCCGGGAGCAGGCGGCCGAGCGAGGCGTCGACCACCTCGTGGAGTTCGCGGGGTTCGTCCCGAACGCCGAACTGCCGCCCGTGTACGCCGAGCACGACTGTTTCGTCTACCCCGGCATCTGGGAGGAGCCGCTGGCTCGCGTATATCTGGAGGCGCTGGCGACGGGGACGCCGATCGTGAGCAGCGAGTACGGAGCCGTGGCGGAGATCATCGGAGAGGGCGGGGTGACTACCGACGGCTCCGTCGGGGGCTTCCGCGAGGCGATCCTCCGACTCGTTCGCGGTGATCGCCTTCGAGCCCTCTCACGGGGCGGAAAACGGAAGGCGAGGGAGTACGACAGGGAACGCGTCCTCGGGGGTCTCCTAGAAATTTACGGAGCCGTCTCCGATCGGGGACGCGGGTCGGAGATCAGTGTGGAACTGTAG
- a CDS encoding polysaccharide deacetylase family protein, producing the protein MNGTGWDDVPADWFRAHLDWLHARYDVVDLPDVISPTTGKGVALTFDDGLRSFHHTVLPILREYDAPATVYLIGEAVLDPKGEYMPVESDYMTRDQLTEIVDDPLVTVGNHTRSHPKLSELDRDAIESEITEGKEIIEEELGVDVDRFCYPFNDYDATAVDVARRHHATAVTSGGEQRLITSETDPHRIPRTRGEKPPTEVRWLVPDLPTRLVGGYRRLFG; encoded by the coding sequence GTGAACGGAACCGGGTGGGACGACGTTCCAGCCGACTGGTTCCGGGCGCACCTCGACTGGCTACACGCGCGGTACGACGTCGTCGACCTCCCCGACGTGATCTCCCCGACGACGGGTAAAGGGGTCGCGCTCACGTTCGACGACGGACTGCGGAGTTTCCACCACACGGTCTTGCCGATCCTCCGGGAGTACGACGCGCCGGCGACGGTCTATCTCATCGGCGAGGCAGTTCTCGACCCGAAAGGCGAGTACATGCCGGTCGAGTCGGATTACATGACTCGGGATCAGTTGACCGAGATCGTCGACGACCCGCTGGTCACCGTCGGAAACCACACTCGGAGCCATCCGAAGCTCTCCGAACTCGATCGAGACGCGATCGAGTCCGAAATCACCGAGGGAAAGGAGATCATCGAGGAAGAACTCGGCGTCGACGTCGATCGGTTCTGCTACCCGTTCAACGACTACGATGCGACCGCCGTCGACGTGGCCCGCAGACACCACGCGACGGCGGTCACAAGCGGCGGCGAGCAGCGACTCATCACGTCCGAGACCGATCCGCACAGGATTCCGCGAACGAGAGGCGAAAAACCACCGACAGAAGTGCGATGGCTCGTCCCCGACCTGCCGACGCGACTCGTGGGGGGCTACCGGCGACTCTTCGGGTGA
- a CDS encoding glycosyltransferase family 2 protein, whose amino-acid sequence MARVSVITPTYNDGQFIPRAIHSVLGQTYDDVEHVVVDDASTDETSRVLDLYHDPRIKTVTRDTNGGLAAARNDGLRAAEGEYVVFLDADDELLPHAIETLLELVEAGEWIAVCPSQLWIWRDGTTEVDPAPPRPITSEDMRTDGMHVVGGVGGMMVEAETLEDVGSFDEELRYLEDYDVCLRLAEAHALRGTDEILYLYHRGYEGQLTTHKDEYLSERRLFLKKNRDRLSNRHRSKHYYRLAHAHAETGRMDEALWNLLDAIAAYPYRIPYYYYFLSIVLGERAYGVASKAHEAIKRRVVSVLPRNRPGPRRNR is encoded by the coding sequence ATGGCCCGCGTCAGCGTTATTACTCCCACATATAACGACGGCCAGTTTATCCCCCGAGCGATACACAGCGTCCTCGGGCAGACGTACGACGACGTCGAACACGTCGTCGTCGACGACGCGTCGACCGACGAGACGTCCCGCGTACTCGATCTCTACCACGATCCGCGGATCAAGACGGTGACGCGGGACACGAACGGGGGGCTCGCAGCGGCGCGAAACGACGGGCTCAGGGCGGCGGAGGGCGAGTACGTCGTCTTCCTCGACGCGGACGACGAACTGCTCCCACACGCGATCGAGACACTTCTGGAACTCGTCGAAGCCGGCGAGTGGATCGCGGTGTGTCCCTCCCAGCTGTGGATCTGGCGGGACGGAACGACGGAAGTCGATCCCGCGCCGCCGCGACCGATAACGAGCGAGGACATGCGAACCGACGGGATGCACGTCGTGGGCGGCGTCGGCGGGATGATGGTCGAGGCGGAGACGCTCGAGGACGTCGGCTCGTTCGACGAGGAGCTCCGGTACCTCGAAGATTACGACGTCTGTCTTCGACTCGCCGAAGCGCACGCGCTCCGCGGAACCGACGAAATACTGTACCTCTACCACCGAGGCTACGAGGGGCAGTTGACGACGCACAAGGACGAGTATCTGAGCGAACGACGGCTGTTTCTGAAGAAGAACCGGGATCGGCTCTCGAACCGACACCGGTCGAAGCACTACTACCGACTGGCTCACGCACACGCCGAGACCGGCCGGATGGACGAAGCGCTGTGGAACCTCCTCGACGCGATCGCCGCGTACCCGTACAGGATCCCGTACTACTACTACTTCCTCTCGATCGTCCTGGGTGAGCGGGCGTACGGTGTGGCCTCGAAAGCCCACGAAGCGATCAAGCGGCGGGTCGTCTCGGTGCTCCCTCGGAACCGACCCGGGCCACGACGAAACAGATGA
- a CDS encoding glycosyltransferase family A protein: MTTASVVVPTYNRAAVLPRAIDSVLEQTFRDFELVVVDDGSTDETDAVVDDYADDRVTLLSHETNRGPSAARNSGIDAAEGEFVSFLDSDDELKPTFLERSIETLRSESGRCAGTFVALEVCRDGKAVDVHGAAAAMTSPADLGPSVETEARTGGLTVRASALADVGSFDERIGYMDDVALWIRLLRGYRLVGIDDPLYRYHRHDGQLTGNDAEKIAGLTAFLAEFRDELPSSYRAQYRYVLGKSYVRRRELSNAAKAFHKAVMADPRRARSVFQFLFEKGKLQLSYVPSYVRSRATRRFDP, translated from the coding sequence ATGACGACCGCGAGCGTCGTCGTTCCCACGTACAACCGGGCCGCGGTCCTCCCCCGGGCGATCGACAGCGTGCTCGAGCAAACGTTTCGGGACTTCGAACTCGTCGTCGTGGACGACGGATCGACCGACGAAACCGATGCAGTCGTCGACGACTACGCGGACGACAGGGTCACGCTCCTCTCGCACGAGACCAATCGAGGCCCCTCGGCCGCGCGAAATAGCGGGATAGACGCCGCCGAAGGGGAGTTCGTCTCGTTTCTCGATTCCGACGACGAGTTGAAACCGACGTTTCTGGAGCGGTCGATAGAAACGCTCCGATCGGAATCCGGACGGTGTGCGGGCACCTTCGTCGCTCTCGAAGTCTGCCGGGACGGTAAAGCGGTCGACGTACACGGCGCGGCCGCCGCGATGACCTCGCCCGCCGACCTCGGACCGTCGGTCGAGACCGAGGCGAGAACGGGCGGGCTGACGGTACGGGCGTCTGCACTCGCCGACGTGGGATCGTTCGACGAACGGATCGGGTACATGGACGACGTCGCACTCTGGATACGACTCCTCCGGGGGTACCGTCTGGTCGGAATCGACGACCCGCTGTACCGATACCACAGACACGACGGACAACTCACCGGAAACGATGCCGAAAAGATCGCCGGACTGACCGCGTTCCTCGCGGAGTTCCGTGACGAGTTACCGTCCTCGTATCGCGCCCAGTATCGGTACGTTCTGGGCAAGTCCTACGTGCGGCGCCGCGAGTTATCGAACGCAGCCAAGGCGTTTCACAAAGCGGTGATGGCGGATCCCCGACGGGCGCGATCGGTCTTCCAGTTCCTGTTCGAAAAGGGGAAACTACAACTGAGCTACGTTCCGTCGTACGTCAGATCGCGAGCGACCCGACGATTCGATCCGTGA
- a CDS encoding FkbM family methyltransferase, which produces MNVVDIITNSAPGIKRGVRYVPEPVKSPLRQLGVKSILSDAYRRLLDPFFPTEQRITAHGLTVRFKIEDPEEYFVFQKYPETDASFPVLGDILTRLEPDDVFWDVGANIGIYTCFAAAKLQSGGVISIEPNPNNVARIEENLALNGLSAEVHERALMAERDEGVLRIYEDADAGAFGFLSEDGSPVRSESLTIDPTESVRVETTTGDALVDGGVPTPDVLKIDVEGAELDVLRGLERTITREGVRVIYVDVITSDEFYDRPIAPDEVYEWFDDRGFETERLWDWDGGHFVRCERP; this is translated from the coding sequence ATGAACGTCGTGGATATTATCACCAATTCGGCCCCCGGGATCAAGCGAGGTGTTCGATACGTCCCGGAGCCGGTCAAGTCCCCGCTTCGTCAACTCGGCGTCAAATCGATCCTCTCGGACGCCTATCGGCGGCTCCTCGACCCGTTTTTCCCGACCGAACAGCGAATCACCGCCCACGGGCTCACGGTGCGGTTCAAAATCGAGGACCCGGAGGAGTATTTCGTCTTTCAGAAGTACCCCGAGACGGACGCGTCGTTTCCGGTCCTCGGCGACATCTTGACTCGTCTAGAGCCGGACGACGTCTTCTGGGACGTCGGCGCCAATATCGGCATCTACACCTGCTTCGCGGCGGCCAAACTGCAGTCCGGCGGCGTCATCAGTATCGAACCCAACCCGAACAACGTCGCGCGAATCGAGGAGAACCTCGCGCTCAACGGCCTCTCGGCGGAGGTTCACGAGCGCGCCCTGATGGCCGAACGCGACGAGGGCGTGCTACGGATCTACGAGGACGCGGACGCCGGCGCGTTCGGATTCCTCTCCGAGGACGGATCCCCCGTCCGGAGCGAGTCGCTCACGATCGACCCGACGGAGAGCGTTCGCGTCGAAACGACGACGGGCGACGCGCTCGTCGACGGGGGCGTCCCCACGCCGGACGTCCTCAAAATCGACGTCGAAGGCGCCGAACTCGACGTCCTGCGAGGGCTGGAACGAACGATCACGCGGGAAGGAGTTCGGGTGATCTACGTCGACGTGATCACGTCGGACGAGTTTTACGACCGACCCATCGCCCCGGACGAAGTGTACGAGTGGTTCGACGACCGCGGGTTCGAAACCGAACGGCTGTGGGACTGGGACGGCGGGCACTTCGTCCGCTGCGAGCGGCCCTAG
- a CDS encoding FkbM family methyltransferase — MEFAKLLVGVGSAVREGVRYVPEPVKDPLRQYELGTKASEAYRAVLSPFVPAEERITSHGLTLRFKIANVDEYLLFQRYPETDASFPVLGDILDHLKPDDVFWDVGANIGIYTCFAAAKLQSGYVVGVEPNPNNVARIEENLALNGLSADVYQRALLAERESGERTLKITEDAGAGEFGYLSDRASDGIRVETTTGDALVDGDVPAPDVLKVDVEGAEFEVLKGLERSIAGCRLVYLDVITSDSYYEASAPATELYDWLDDRGFETERLWDWDGGHFVRAERSA; from the coding sequence ATGGAGTTCGCGAAGTTGCTCGTCGGGGTGGGATCCGCGGTCAGGGAGGGGGTTCGATACGTCCCGGAACCGGTCAAGGATCCGTTACGGCAGTACGAACTCGGAACGAAGGCGTCGGAGGCCTATCGAGCGGTCCTCTCGCCGTTCGTTCCCGCCGAAGAGCGGATCACGAGCCACGGACTGACGCTCCGATTCAAGATAGCGAACGTCGACGAGTACCTGCTGTTCCAGCGGTATCCGGAGACGGACGCGTCGTTCCCGGTCCTCGGCGACATCTTGGATCACCTGAAACCGGACGATGTCTTCTGGGACGTCGGCGCCAATATCGGCATCTACACCTGCTTCGCGGCGGCCAAACTGCAGTCCGGATACGTCGTCGGCGTCGAGCCGAACCCGAACAACGTCGCGCGAATCGAGGAGAACCTCGCGCTCAACGGTCTCTCGGCCGACGTGTACCAGCGTGCGTTGCTGGCAGAACGCGAAAGCGGCGAACGGACGCTCAAGATAACCGAAGACGCGGGTGCGGGCGAGTTCGGATACCTCTCCGATCGGGCGTCGGACGGAATCCGGGTCGAAACGACGACGGGCGACGCGCTCGTCGACGGGGACGTCCCCGCACCCGACGTGCTCAAGGTCGACGTCGAGGGCGCGGAGTTCGAGGTGCTGAAGGGACTGGAGCGATCGATCGCGGGGTGTCGACTCGTGTACCTCGACGTGATCACGTCGGACAGTTACTACGAGGCCAGCGCGCCCGCGACCGAACTCTACGACTGGCTCGACGACCGCGGGTTCGAAACCGAACGGCTGTGGGACTGGGACGGCGGGCACTTCGTCCGTGCCGAACGGTCAGCGTGA
- a CDS encoding glycosyltransferase family 2 protein, producing the protein MSTVSVVTPTYNHADLLPRAIESVSEQTYDDVEHVVVDDASTDGTRGLMADHDDRVRYIRKAENDGLSETRNVGIRNASGDRILFLDADDELRADAIESLIEHLDRGEFVGVIPSKEKVETDGSVRFEILERGVVTADDLREANVLGGIGGGLFERAALEAVGCFDAELRHSEDYDLYLRLAERYSLYAVDQPLYVHYTGFEDQLTSERGHYEHRDSIRRFLRKHEGRLSSYRLAERHYNLAHVCARQNDPGEAVGELKRAIAAFPYRPPYYYYLVATKAGSRQYDAARTVHETVREWLSRVT; encoded by the coding sequence ATGAGCACCGTCAGCGTCGTCACCCCGACGTACAACCACGCGGACCTCCTCCCCCGGGCGATAGAGAGCGTCTCCGAGCAAACGTACGACGACGTCGAACACGTCGTCGTCGACGACGCGTCGACCGACGGTACGAGGGGACTGATGGCCGACCACGACGATCGGGTCCGGTACATCAGAAAGGCGGAAAACGACGGGCTCAGCGAGACGCGCAACGTCGGCATCCGGAACGCGAGCGGCGACCGTATCCTCTTTCTAGACGCGGACGACGAACTCAGAGCGGATGCGATAGAGAGCCTGATCGAGCATCTCGACCGGGGGGAGTTCGTCGGCGTGATCCCCTCGAAAGAGAAAGTAGAGACGGACGGGAGCGTCAGGTTCGAGATCCTGGAGCGGGGCGTCGTAACCGCCGACGATCTGCGCGAGGCGAACGTGCTCGGCGGCATCGGGGGCGGCCTGTTCGAACGGGCCGCGCTCGAAGCGGTCGGCTGCTTCGATGCGGAACTCAGACACAGCGAGGATTACGATCTGTACCTCCGTCTCGCCGAGCGGTACTCGCTGTACGCCGTCGACCAGCCCCTGTACGTCCACTACACGGGGTTCGAAGACCAGCTGACGTCCGAACGGGGACACTACGAACACAGGGATAGCATCAGACGGTTCCTGCGGAAGCACGAAGGTCGGCTGTCGTCGTACCGACTCGCCGAGCGCCACTACAATCTGGCCCACGTCTGCGCTCGACAGAACGACCCGGGAGAGGCGGTCGGGGAGTTGAAACGCGCGATCGCGGCCTTTCCGTACCGACCGCCGTACTACTACTACCTCGTCGCGACGAAAGCCGGGTCGAGACAGTACGACGCGGCGCGAACGGTACACGAGACGGTCCGGGAGTGGCTCTCGAGGGTCACGTGA
- a CDS encoding MFS transporter, whose protein sequence is MGDDRDPPSVADAVTSFCEEYPDGERVIETVLEVDAEHDTWTFDDLSLDSGTFGELVSRGIVAKVDGEYRIASREGVRAGLADEPIAVEDAASSGVDLSFPVAFDPRAAAALAGALVFLFGMRILNYRSVFRDGRVVSPGNDPYHYRYWLEALLAESDGITDVAVVARMPEGAASRRPLTHASNWFLAELLGGDQWAAETIAAWLPVVGAVALGIVVYWLAVVVADDVRVGVASVVLLALAPVHAVYSGIGFLEHRLHQYFWLGVTLTTLAWLAVDLRRRRIARSATRRAIREHLRRPWTRVATVVLGVALAFSVLAWGGSILMLVPAAAYVGTKVALDVRADLPPAPANAPILVGLGLSAALTAFLHVRWGWHGAFVPRVSLLVALGAVAVVGLGELWRRREWPAAALVGLEPILVAGGLVAFRGLAPAEWARLSDRAVDLVAREDITETASLFGLDDAVVFGPVSQIGLSFYVALLVLGWACWATYRRYEPAWLLLSVYVVFWLALAAIQGRFAGQLTIPLSVLGGFGFVYLLAWAGLARKPAPFRSAGDGGAGRSATTRAVAANGGEPEPSIVVPRDRRTLFALVWIALLVCGVSLIYAPSLVGQTAHGDAEFGAATAIDEDADAVDREYPENFVLSVWGHNRMYNYFVSGEADDYEYAFDNFDAFRTGDDPDGWYEEFDRSDVGYVVLTEVEAEYPADSTQARLHDDLGAGGDGGEALEHYRAVYVDEEVTAFAVVPGATITAPGEPGETVPVETEVTVSGETIAYERDVTVGDDGRLEVTVPYPGNYSVGDREVRVSTAAVEDGSEVRLD, encoded by the coding sequence ATGGGCGACGACCGGGACCCGCCTTCGGTCGCCGACGCGGTGACGTCCTTCTGTGAAGAGTATCCCGACGGGGAGCGGGTGATCGAAACCGTGCTCGAAGTCGACGCCGAGCACGACACCTGGACGTTCGACGACCTGTCGCTCGACTCGGGAACCTTCGGCGAACTCGTCTCTCGCGGAATCGTCGCGAAGGTCGACGGCGAGTACCGTATCGCCAGTAGAGAGGGGGTTCGGGCCGGCCTCGCCGACGAACCGATCGCCGTCGAAGACGCCGCGAGTTCGGGAGTCGACCTCTCGTTCCCGGTCGCGTTCGACCCCCGCGCCGCCGCGGCCCTCGCCGGCGCGCTCGTCTTCCTGTTCGGGATGCGGATCCTGAACTACCGGTCGGTGTTCCGCGACGGCCGCGTCGTCTCGCCGGGAAACGATCCGTACCACTACCGCTACTGGCTGGAGGCGCTGCTCGCGGAGTCCGACGGGATCACCGACGTCGCGGTCGTCGCGCGGATGCCGGAGGGAGCGGCGAGCAGGCGGCCGCTAACCCACGCTTCGAACTGGTTCCTCGCGGAGTTGCTGGGCGGCGACCAGTGGGCGGCGGAGACGATCGCCGCGTGGCTGCCCGTCGTCGGGGCGGTCGCGCTGGGGATCGTCGTCTACTGGCTCGCCGTCGTCGTCGCGGACGACGTACGAGTCGGGGTGGCGTCGGTCGTCCTCCTCGCACTCGCGCCGGTTCACGCCGTGTACTCCGGCATCGGCTTCCTCGAACACCGGTTACACCAGTACTTCTGGCTCGGGGTCACGCTGACGACGCTCGCCTGGTTGGCCGTCGACCTGCGGCGACGGCGGATCGCCCGTTCCGCAACGCGGCGGGCGATCCGCGAGCACCTCCGACGCCCGTGGACGCGGGTCGCGACCGTCGTACTGGGGGTCGCCCTCGCGTTCTCGGTCCTCGCCTGGGGCGGGTCGATACTGATGCTCGTCCCCGCGGCGGCGTACGTCGGAACGAAGGTCGCCCTCGACGTTCGCGCGGACCTCCCGCCCGCACCGGCGAACGCGCCGATCTTGGTCGGGCTGGGCCTGAGCGCGGCGCTCACCGCGTTCTTGCACGTTCGCTGGGGCTGGCACGGCGCGTTCGTCCCCCGCGTCTCGCTGCTCGTCGCGCTCGGAGCGGTGGCCGTCGTCGGACTCGGGGAACTGTGGCGTCGTCGGGAGTGGCCCGCGGCCGCCCTCGTCGGACTCGAACCGATTCTGGTCGCGGGCGGCCTCGTCGCGTTCCGGGGTCTCGCCCCGGCCGAGTGGGCGAGGCTCTCCGACCGAGCCGTCGATCTGGTCGCAAGGGAGGACATCACGGAGACGGCGTCGTTGTTCGGTCTGGACGACGCGGTGGTGTTCGGCCCCGTGTCGCAGATCGGTCTCAGCTTCTACGTGGCGCTGCTGGTCCTCGGGTGGGCGTGCTGGGCGACGTACCGCCGCTACGAGCCCGCGTGGCTGTTGCTCTCCGTGTACGTCGTCTTCTGGCTCGCGCTCGCGGCGATCCAGGGCCGGTTCGCGGGCCAGCTAACGATCCCGCTCTCGGTGCTCGGCGGATTCGGGTTCGTCTACCTGCTGGCGTGGGCGGGTCTCGCCCGGAAGCCCGCGCCGTTCAGGTCGGCGGGCGACGGAGGGGCCGGACGGAGCGCGACGACTCGGGCCGTCGCGGCCAACGGCGGCGAACCCGAACCGAGCATCGTCGTTCCGCGGGACCGTCGCACGCTCTTCGCGCTGGTCTGGATCGCGCTGCTGGTCTGCGGGGTGAGCCTGATCTACGCGCCGTCTCTGGTCGGTCAGACGGCACACGGGGACGCCGAGTTCGGCGCCGCGACGGCCATCGACGAAGACGCCGACGCCGTCGACCGCGAGTACCCGGAGAACTTCGTGTTGAGCGTGTGGGGACACAACCGGATGTACAACTACTTCGTCAGCGGAGAAGCGGACGACTACGAGTACGCCTTCGACAATTTCGACGCGTTCCGGACCGGCGACGACCCGGACGGCTGGTACGAGGAGTTCGACCGCAGCGACGTGGGGTACGTCGTCCTGACCGAGGTGGAGGCCGAGTACCCGGCCGACAGCACCCAGGCGCGACTCCACGACGACCTCGGCGCTGGCGGGGACGGCGGCGAGGCGCTCGAACACTACCGGGCGGTGTACGTGGACGAGGAGGTGACGGCCTTCGCCGTCGTGCCGGGAGCGACGATCACCGCGCCGGGCGAACCGGGAGAGACGGTGCCGGTCGAGACCGAGGTGACGGTCTCGGGAGAGACGATCGCGTACGAACGGGACGTGACCGTCGGAGACGACGGCCGGCTGGAAGTGACGGTGCCGTACCCCGGCAACTACTCCGTCGGGGACCGGGAGGTCCGCGTCTCGACGGCGGCGGTCGAAGACGGGTCGGAAGTACGACTGGACTGA